A window from Telopea speciosissima isolate NSW1024214 ecotype Mountain lineage chromosome 8, Tspe_v1, whole genome shotgun sequence encodes these proteins:
- the LOC122672609 gene encoding CBL-interacting serine/threonine-protein kinase 11-like: protein MPEIEQLDGDAEPEIGAGELSPHNALFGKYELGKLLGCGAFGKVYHARNIRTGQSVAIKAISKHKVIKGGLVPHIKREISIMRRMRHPRIVKLFEVLASKTKIYFVLEFIKGGELFSKIAKCRLNEDLSRRYFQQLISAVGYCHSHGVFHRDLKPENLLVDENGDLKVSDFGLSAVTDQIRDDGLLHTLCGTPAYVAPEILAKKGYDGAKVDIWSCGIILYVLNAGYLPFNDPNLMKMYKKIYRGEFRCPRWFSSELRRLLSRLLDTNPETRITVDEIIRDHWFKKGGLKQLKFHEEEDDFFALKADKDEQSNQFLNAFDIISFSSGFDLSGLFNESDNPIDGERFVSAESPERIIEKLEEVGKREGISVKRKKEWLIGMEGQNGNLMVRIEVYRLTDTLVVVDVKKKGGDVESSEGVWSTKIRPELCALVYRPETPVPGDTASTA from the coding sequence ATGCCAGAGATCGAACAGCTCGACGGTGATGCAGAGCCGGAAATCGGCGCCGGCGAATTATCACCACATAATGCGTTGTTTGGCAAATATGAGCTTGGAAAGCTTCTCGGTTGTGGAGCCTTTGGTAAGGTCTACCATGCCAGAAACATTCGAACAGGACAAAGCGTCGCCATTAAAGCGATCAGTAAGCACAAGGTTATTAAGGGAGGTCTGGTCCCTCACATCAAGCGTGAGATCTCTATCATGCGCCGTATGCGACATCCGAGAATCGTGAAGCTCTTCGAAGTTCTCGCCTCCAAAACTAAGATTTATTTCGTACTGGAATTCATCAAGGGCGGTGAGCTTTTCTCTAAGATCGCTAAATGCCGCCTCAACGAGGATCTTAGCCGTCGGTACTTTCAGCAATTGATCTCCGCCGTTGGATACTGCCATTCCCATGGTGTCTTCCACAGAGATCTCAAACCAGAGAATCTCCTCGTCGATGAGAACGGAGATCTCAAGGTTTCCGATTTCGGACTCAGCGCCGTAACCGATCAGATCAGAGACGACGGCCTTCTACACACCCTTTGTGGCACACCGGCTTATGTGGCACCAGAAATTCTTGCGAAGAAAGGTTACGATGGAGCTAAGGTGGATATCTGGTCATGCGGTATTATTCTCTATGTCTTGAACGCTGGTTATCTCCCCTTCAACGATCCAAACCTCATGAAAATGTACAAGAAGATCTACAGAGGAGAATTTCGGTGTCCGAGATGGTTTTCGTCGGAGCTCCGACGATTGTTGTCTCGGCTCCTTGATACGAATCCGGAGACTCGAATCACTGTCGATGAAATCATCCGCGATCATTGGTTTAAAAAGGGAGGGCTTAAACAGCTGAAATTTcacgaagaagaagacgattTCTTCGCTCTAAAAGCTGATAAAGACGAACAGAGCAACCAATTCTTGAACGCCTTCGACATAATCTCCTTCTCTTCGGGCTTCGATTTGTCGGGTCTATTTAATGAATCCGATAACCCAATCGATGGGGAGAGATTCGTATCAGCAGAGTCACCGGAGAGAATAATCGAGAAACTAGAGGAAGTTGGGAAACGAGAAGGGATATCggtgaagaggaagaaagagtgGCTAATCGGAATGGAAGGGCAAAACGGTAATTTGATGGTCAGAATCGAGGTGTACCGGTTGACCGATACTCTGGTGGTGGTGGACGTGAAGAAGAAGGGCGGTGATGTAGAATCTAGCGAAGGGGTCTGGAGTACAAAGATTCGGCCGGAGCTGTGCGCCCTGGTTTACCGACCGGAAACACCAGTTCCCGGTGACACTGCTTCTACAGCATAA